The Xenorhabdus doucetiae genome has a window encoding:
- the folE gene encoding GTP cyclohydrolase I FolE, whose product MSSLSTEAELVHSALVARGLETPLREQTLEPEVRKVRIEEHMTEIMKLLNLDLSDDSLADTPSRIAKMYVDEIFSGLNYKNFPKITLIENKMKVDEMVTVRDITMTSTCEHHFVTIDGKATVAYIPKDKVIGLSKINRIVQFFAQRPQVQERLTQQILIALQTLLGTNNVAVSIDAVHYCVKARGIRDATSTTTTTSLGGLFKTSQNTRQEFLRAVRPLHLP is encoded by the coding sequence ATGTCATCCCTAAGTACAGAAGCTGAACTGGTGCATTCGGCACTGGTTGCCCGTGGTCTTGAAACCCCATTGCGTGAACAAACTTTGGAGCCAGAGGTGCGCAAGGTGCGCATTGAGGAACACATGACAGAAATTATGAAGCTGTTGAATCTCGATTTGAGTGATGACAGTTTGGCGGATACACCCAGTCGTATCGCGAAAATGTATGTGGATGAGATATTTTCAGGGTTGAATTATAAAAATTTTCCGAAAATTACCCTGATAGAAAATAAAATGAAAGTGGATGAAATGGTGACCGTGCGTGATATTACGATGACCAGCACCTGTGAACACCATTTTGTCACCATTGATGGCAAAGCCACGGTGGCGTATATCCCTAAGGATAAAGTGATTGGTTTGTCGAAGATTAACCGGATTGTGCAGTTTTTTGCGCAGCGTCCGCAAGTGCAGGAGCGTTTGACACAGCAGATCCTGATTGCACTACAAACCCTGCTTGGCACGAATAATGTCGCTGTATCCATTGATGCGGTCCATTATTGTGTGAAAGCGCGTGGCATTCGCGATGCCACCAGCACCACGACGACAACATCTCTGGGCGGGTTATTTAAAACCAGCCAGAATACACGACAGGAATTTCTGCGTGCCGTGCGTCCCCTACATTTACCATGA
- the yeiB gene encoding DUF418 domain-containing protein YeiB yields the protein MKHSCNGGVHQRIEVLDSVRGFAILGILLLNISSFALPYAAYMNLFYKDSVSFSDVMTWSVLNAFTQGKFLFILTLLFGASLELLRQRGRDWNIPRLLVLAVIGLLHGVLLWDGDILLPYGIVGLLAWHFINTRQKLFSTAATCYLFGVMMFYLLGLFPLGENNSFWQPTAEDIFHESYWKTYGGLLAIEYRIRQISGAMIVVVVQYGWQIVGVMLCGAMLLRNGWLKGKFSRRHYRRLALCLLPAGMAIQCIALSIQYLYPYSYFASWTVRYTITELATPLLALAYIALIYGFWPAISHWKIAFWLRQVGKMALSSYLLQTLICTTLFYRFELFGQFSRLELMAFIPFIWALNIGFACWWLKHYSQGPMEKLWRGLTAKLAGKV from the coding sequence ATGAAACACAGTTGTAATGGGGGCGTACATCAGAGGATTGAGGTGCTGGATAGCGTGCGTGGTTTTGCCATTTTGGGAATATTGTTGCTGAATATTTCCAGTTTTGCTTTGCCCTATGCAGCTTATATGAATCTGTTTTATAAAGATTCAGTCTCATTTTCTGATGTAATGACATGGTCGGTATTGAATGCCTTTACTCAGGGCAAATTTCTGTTCATCTTGACATTGTTGTTTGGTGCATCACTCGAATTGCTCCGGCAGCGGGGGCGTGACTGGAATATTCCCAGGCTACTGGTTTTGGCTGTTATTGGTTTGTTGCACGGAGTCTTGCTGTGGGATGGCGATATCTTGTTGCCATATGGCATTGTTGGCTTATTGGCATGGCATTTTATCAATACCCGACAAAAGCTATTTAGTACCGCAGCAACGTGCTATTTGTTCGGCGTGATGATGTTTTATCTTCTGGGGTTGTTTCCTCTAGGGGAAAATAATTCATTCTGGCAACCTACAGCGGAGGATATTTTTCATGAAAGCTACTGGAAAACCTATGGTGGATTATTAGCGATAGAATATCGTATTCGCCAAATAAGCGGCGCGATGATTGTGGTGGTTGTGCAATACGGTTGGCAAATAGTGGGAGTGATGCTTTGTGGCGCCATGTTATTGCGCAATGGTTGGTTAAAAGGGAAATTCAGTCGCAGGCATTACCGCCGGCTGGCGTTATGCCTGCTGCCTGCGGGTATGGCGATTCAATGTATTGCTTTGTCGATACAATATTTATATCCCTACAGTTATTTTGCTTCATGGACGGTTCGTTATACCATTACCGAATTGGCAACACCGTTACTGGCATTGGCTTATATCGCGTTAATTTATGGATTTTGGCCCGCTATTTCACATTGGAAAATCGCGTTTTGGCTCCGGCAGGTCGGGAAAATGGCCCTGAGCAGCTACTTACTGCAAACACTGATTTGCACCACACTTTTTTATCGCTTTGAATTATTTGGGCAGTTTAGTCGTTTAGAGTTGATGGCATTTATTCCCTTTATCTGGGCATTGAATATCGGGTTTGCTTGCTGGTGGTTGAAACATTATTCTCAGGGGCCGATGGAAAAACTCTGGCGCGGTTTAACCGCAAAATTGGCTGGTAAGGTTTGA
- the sanA gene encoding outer membrane permeability protein SanA: protein MWKRLITGFIFIIAALILTAIMLDRWISWKTAPYIFDDLRQLPEREVGMVLGTSKYYKTGKYNQYYFYRIQGAANAYNSGKVKYLLLSGDNAQHNYNEPITMRKDLIKAGVPASSIVMDFAGFRTLDSVVRTRKVFDTNDFTIITQRFHCERALFIAMHFGIEAQCYVVPSPKNMMTIRLREVLARLGALTDLYILKREPRFLGPLTPIPAPHTIPTGIQGYPAVSPEELQELERKPQKK, encoded by the coding sequence ATGTGGAAACGCTTGATTACGGGTTTCATTTTTATCATTGCTGCCCTGATATTGACAGCTATTATGCTTGATCGTTGGATTAGCTGGAAAACCGCCCCTTACATTTTTGATGATCTCAGACAACTTCCTGAACGGGAAGTCGGTATGGTACTTGGCACATCTAAATATTATAAGACGGGTAAATATAACCAATATTATTTCTACCGAATTCAAGGTGCCGCTAATGCTTACAACAGTGGAAAAGTCAAATACCTGCTATTGAGTGGGGATAACGCCCAACATAATTATAATGAACCCATTACCATGCGGAAGGATTTGATCAAGGCAGGCGTTCCGGCCAGTAGCATTGTCATGGATTTTGCCGGTTTCAGAACACTGGACTCAGTTGTCAGAACCCGAAAGGTGTTTGATACCAATGACTTTACTATCATCACCCAGCGCTTCCATTGCGAACGAGCGCTGTTTATCGCCATGCACTTTGGTATAGAAGCACAATGTTATGTCGTTCCCTCCCCGAAAAATATGATGACAATTCGTCTCAGGGAAGTATTGGCGCGTCTCGGTGCCTTAACTGACCTCTATATTTTAAAACGTGAACCGCGCTTTTTAGGCCCATTAACGCCCATTCCTGCGCCACATACCATACCAACAGGAATTCAAGGTTATCCTGCGGTATCACCGGAAGAATTGCAGGAATTAGAAAGAAAGCCACAAAAGAAATAA
- a CDS encoding NAD-dependent malic enzyme, producing the protein MELEHESKRPLYIPYAGPILLEFPLLNKGSAFTEEERSHFNLHGLLPQTVETIEEQAERAYRQYRDFKNDTDKHIYLRNIQDTNETLFYRLLDAHLSEMMPIIYTPTVGAACEHFSDIYRRARGLFISYPNRDYIDDMLQNATKQNVKVIVVTDGERILGLGDQGIGGMGIPIGKLSLYTSCGGISPAYTLPVVLDVGTNNPQRLNDPLYMGWRHPRITGKEYDEFVDEFIQAVKRRWPNVLLQFEDFAQNNAMPLLTRYRDELCCFNDDIQGTAAVALGSLIAASHAAGHQLKDQTVAFLGAGSAGCGIAEQIIAQMKSEGLSDEQARARVFMVDRFGLLTDKLPNLLDFQSALVQKSTALQSWDVTNDSLSLMDVVRNAKPTVLIGVSGQSGLFSEEIIREMHKHCERPIVMPLSNPTSRVEARPEDIINWTNGQALVATGSPFAPVKYDGQEYPIAQCNNSYIFPGIGLGVIAAGAKRVTDDMLMAASRTLADCSPLAQTGSGPLLPLIDDIQDVSRKIAKEVAKKAQIQGVAVVTSEDALDEAIERNFWKPEYRIYKRTSF; encoded by the coding sequence ATGGAACTGGAACACGAAAGCAAACGTCCTCTCTATATTCCCTACGCTGGCCCTATCCTGTTGGAATTTCCTCTGTTGAATAAAGGCAGTGCCTTTACAGAAGAAGAACGCAGTCATTTCAACTTGCACGGCTTACTGCCACAAACCGTTGAAACCATAGAAGAACAGGCCGAACGCGCCTACCGCCAATATCGCGATTTCAAAAATGACACCGATAAACACATTTATTTAAGGAATATTCAGGATACCAACGAAACGCTGTTTTACCGGCTCCTTGACGCCCACCTCAGCGAAATGATGCCGATTATCTACACGCCAACCGTTGGGGCAGCCTGCGAACACTTTTCTGACATTTACCGCCGTGCCCGTGGCTTGTTTATCTCCTACCCAAACCGGGATTACATTGATGACATGCTGCAAAATGCTACCAAGCAGAATGTCAAAGTTATCGTGGTTACTGATGGTGAGCGCATTCTTGGTTTGGGTGATCAGGGCATCGGCGGCATGGGGATTCCTATCGGTAAACTGTCATTGTATACCTCCTGTGGCGGGATCAGCCCGGCTTATACCCTGCCCGTGGTGCTGGATGTCGGGACTAATAACCCACAACGCCTCAATGACCCTCTCTACATGGGCTGGCGTCATCCACGCATTACCGGCAAAGAGTACGATGAATTTGTGGATGAATTTATTCAGGCCGTGAAACGTCGCTGGCCTAACGTACTGCTGCAATTTGAAGATTTTGCCCAGAACAATGCCATGCCGCTGTTGACCCGTTATCGCGATGAGCTTTGTTGTTTCAATGATGATATCCAAGGCACCGCCGCCGTTGCCTTGGGTAGCCTGATTGCCGCCAGCCATGCCGCAGGTCACCAATTGAAAGATCAAACGGTGGCATTTCTGGGTGCCGGCTCCGCGGGCTGTGGTATTGCAGAACAGATCATTGCCCAGATGAAATCGGAAGGATTGAGTGATGAACAGGCGCGTGCCCGTGTGTTTATGGTTGACCGCTTCGGTCTCCTGACTGACAAGCTGCCAAACTTACTGGATTTCCAAAGTGCCTTGGTACAAAAAAGCACGGCCTTGCAATCATGGGATGTCACCAACGATTCTCTCTCATTAATGGATGTGGTTCGCAATGCCAAGCCGACTGTCCTGATTGGTGTTTCCGGACAGTCAGGTCTGTTCTCTGAAGAAATTATCCGTGAAATGCACAAACATTGTGAACGCCCAATCGTAATGCCGCTGTCCAACCCAACATCGCGGGTGGAAGCCCGCCCGGAAGACATCATCAACTGGACAAACGGCCAAGCGCTGGTCGCAACAGGCAGCCCGTTTGCCCCTGTGAAATATGATGGTCAGGAATACCCCATCGCACAATGTAACAACTCCTATATCTTCCCGGGGATCGGTTTAGGCGTTATCGCTGCCGGTGCCAAGCGCGTCACCGATGATATGTTGATGGCGGCCAGCCGCACGTTGGCGGATTGTTCACCGCTGGCACAGACAGGCTCTGGCCCGTTGTTGCCGCTGATTGATGACATCCAGGATGTCTCCCGCAAGATAGCCAAAGAAGTGGCGAAAAAAGCCCAAATTCAAGGCGTCGCGGTGGTGACATCGGAAGATGCACTGGATGAAGCGATTGAGCGCAATTTCTGGAAACCAGAATATCGCATCTATAAACGCACTTCATTCTGA
- the cdd gene encoding cytidine deaminase — MQARFHAIWPEIAPRLQKALLPYLGSDDFPAMLTAEQVEAIKQISGFDEQALALALLPLAAACSLAPISHFYVGAIARGESGNLYFGANMEFAGVPLQQTVHAEQSAITHAWLRGERKLVSITINYSPCGHCRQFMNELNSGTQLAVYLPNRPQLTLADYLPEAFGPCDLADTPLLLDTVNHGYSLATRDELVQAALEAANRSHAPYSQSHAGIALLDEQGKIYTGRYAENAAFNPSLPPLQAALIVMNMAGGNCQSIKRAVLVENGNSHLSQWSATESTLTALGCTKVERYTF; from the coding sequence ATGCAAGCTCGTTTTCACGCTATTTGGCCGGAAATTGCGCCCAGATTGCAAAAAGCGCTACTGCCTTATCTTGGCAGTGACGATTTTCCAGCTATGCTGACAGCAGAGCAAGTGGAAGCCATCAAACAGATCAGCGGATTTGATGAACAGGCACTGGCACTGGCTTTATTGCCGCTTGCCGCAGCCTGCTCCCTGGCGCCTATTTCTCATTTTTATGTTGGCGCAATTGCACGGGGAGAAAGCGGTAATCTCTATTTCGGTGCCAATATGGAATTTGCCGGCGTTCCCTTACAGCAAACCGTTCATGCAGAGCAATCCGCCATCACGCATGCTTGGCTGCGTGGGGAGAGAAAGCTGGTTTCCATCACGATCAACTATTCACCCTGCGGTCATTGCCGGCAATTTATGAATGAATTGAACAGTGGAACACAATTGGCAGTTTACCTGCCCAACCGTCCACAGTTAACGTTGGCCGACTACCTGCCGGAAGCCTTTGGCCCGTGTGATTTGGCCGATACGCCATTATTGCTGGATACGGTTAATCACGGCTATTCATTGGCGACCCGCGACGAATTGGTTCAGGCAGCACTGGAGGCAGCGAACCGTAGCCATGCACCTTATAGCCAATCCCATGCCGGCATTGCCCTGCTGGATGAACAAGGGAAAATTTATACCGGCCGTTATGCGGAAAATGCTGCATTTAATCCGAGTTTGCCACCCTTACAGGCAGCGCTGATAGTGATGAATATGGCAGGTGGAAATTGTCAATCCATAAAACGAGCGGTATTGGTGGAAAACGGAAATAGCCATTTATCACAATGGAGTGCGACGGAATCCACATTAACTGCTCTTGGCTGTACAAAAGTAGAACGGTACACATTTTAA
- a CDS encoding CidB/LrgB family autolysis modulator, which produces MLSHIWWSLPLTLIVFYCAKKLSVWLKLPVFNPLLISMAVIIPLLLMTHTPYAHYFAGSRILNDLLQPAVVALAFPLYEQLHQIRAQWKSIISVCFIGSMVAMITGTAIALWAGATPEIAASVLPKSVTTPIAMAVATSIGGIPAISAACVIAVGILGAIFGHNLFNFLKIKTQASRGLAMGTASHAVGTARCAEMDHIEGAYSSLALMTCGIITSLIAPFLFPILLHLFG; this is translated from the coding sequence ATGTTAAGTCATATTTGGTGGTCATTGCCGTTAACTCTGATTGTATTTTATTGTGCCAAAAAGCTGTCCGTCTGGCTCAAACTGCCGGTATTTAATCCCTTATTGATATCCATGGCCGTTATCATTCCCTTGCTGCTGATGACGCATACACCTTATGCACACTATTTTGCCGGCAGCCGGATACTGAACGATTTGTTGCAACCTGCCGTTGTCGCCTTGGCTTTCCCGCTGTATGAACAGCTACATCAAATCCGCGCCCAGTGGAAATCCATTATTAGCGTCTGTTTTATTGGCAGCATGGTCGCCATGATCACGGGGACTGCCATCGCATTATGGGCAGGTGCTACGCCTGAAATTGCCGCCTCTGTCCTGCCTAAATCAGTAACGACCCCCATTGCGATGGCGGTGGCCACTTCCATTGGCGGAATTCCTGCCATTAGCGCAGCTTGTGTCATTGCAGTCGGTATTTTGGGCGCTATTTTTGGTCACAATCTATTTAATTTTCTAAAAATAAAAACACAGGCTTCACGGGGGTTGGCAATGGGTACTGCCTCCCATGCCGTGGGAACGGCTCGCTGTGCGGAAATGGACCATATTGAAGGGGCATACAGTTCGCTGGCCTTAATGACCTGCGGCATTATTACCTCACTGATTGCACCGTTTCTATTCCCGATATTACTGCATCTGTTTGGTTAA
- a CDS encoding CidA/LrgA family protein translates to MSFQNVLMIGWQYLRAFALLYLCLIAGNIISARLPFSLPGSIIGLLLLFCLLAFQIIPSHWVKPGCSLLMKNMTLLFLPIGVGIMDYYPQLSQQMLPILLSCVVSTVIVMVVVAYCSHYVHRERIIIGTKPKPEEKEKC, encoded by the coding sequence ATGTCTTTCCAAAATGTGCTGATGATAGGTTGGCAATACCTGCGCGCATTTGCGTTGCTCTATTTGTGCCTGATCGCGGGGAATATCATTTCAGCACGACTTCCTTTCTCTCTCCCCGGCAGCATTATTGGCTTACTGCTTCTGTTTTGTTTACTCGCATTCCAAATTATTCCCTCACACTGGGTAAAACCAGGCTGTAGTCTGTTGATGAAAAACATGACACTGCTCTTTTTGCCCATTGGAGTGGGGATCATGGATTATTATCCACAACTTAGCCAACAGATGCTGCCGATCCTCCTTTCTTGTGTCGTTAGTACCGTCATTGTTATGGTCGTCGTTGCTTACTGCTCCCACTATGTTCATCGTGAACGCATCATTATTGGTACTAAGCCTAAGCCGGAAGAGAAAGAAAAATGTTAA
- the metG gene encoding methionine--tRNA ligase, whose product MSHVANKLLVTCALPYANGPIHLGHILEHIQADIWVRYHRMRGKEVHFVCADDAHGTPIMLKAQQIGVSPEEMIAKVNLEHQQDFAGFAISYDNYHSTHSEENRALASKIYLELKKNGYIKNRTISQLYDPEKGMFLPDRFVKGACPKCKAEDQYGDNCEVCGTTYSPTELINPRSVVSGATPEMRDTEHFFFDLPAFSEMLQKWTRSGTLQEQVANKMQEWFEAGLQQWDITRDSPYFGFEIPDQPGKFFYVWLDAPIGYMGSFQNLCDKRGDLNFDEFWAKDSKADLYHFIGKDIVYFHSLFWPAMLEGCHYRKPTNLFVHGYITVNGTKMSKSRGTFIKAETYLKHFDADCLRYYYAAKLSSRIDDIDLNLEDFVQRVNSDVVNKVVNLASRNAGFINKRFGGKLADQLADPALYQKFVDAAQVIAEDFTHREFGKAIREIMALADLANRYVDEQAPWVVAKQEGRDADLQAICSMGINLFRVLMTYLKPVLPGLTTRAEAFLNTELTWDGIQQPLLNHDVSPFKALFNRIEMAKVEAMIADSKESIEPQKTVTGPLADDPIQDTITFDDFAKVDLRIALIKQADFVEGSDKLLKLTLDLGGETRQVFSGIRAAYPDPKALENRLTVMVANLAPRKMRFGISEGMVMAAGPGGKEIFLLSPDSGAQPGMQVK is encoded by the coding sequence ATGTCTCACGTCGCGAATAAATTACTGGTGACCTGTGCGTTACCTTATGCTAACGGTCCAATTCATCTCGGTCATATCCTGGAACACATTCAGGCTGATATTTGGGTTCGTTATCATCGAATGCGCGGCAAAGAGGTTCACTTTGTCTGTGCCGATGATGCCCACGGTACACCCATTATGCTGAAAGCCCAACAGATTGGGGTTTCGCCAGAAGAGATGATTGCCAAGGTGAACCTAGAGCATCAGCAGGATTTTGCTGGTTTTGCCATTAGCTATGATAATTATCACTCTACGCATAGCGAAGAAAACAGAGCCCTTGCCTCTAAAATTTATCTGGAACTGAAAAAGAACGGTTACATTAAAAACCGGACGATTTCCCAATTGTATGATCCCGAGAAAGGCATGTTCCTGCCGGACCGTTTCGTTAAAGGTGCCTGTCCGAAATGTAAGGCGGAAGATCAGTATGGCGATAACTGTGAAGTCTGCGGAACCACTTATTCCCCAACGGAATTGATCAACCCGCGTTCCGTTGTCTCCGGCGCAACACCAGAAATGCGTGATACCGAGCATTTCTTTTTCGATCTGCCGGCGTTCAGCGAGATGCTGCAAAAATGGACGCGCTCCGGCACTTTGCAAGAACAAGTGGCCAATAAAATGCAAGAGTGGTTCGAAGCCGGGCTGCAACAATGGGATATTACCCGTGATTCACCTTATTTTGGCTTTGAGATCCCCGATCAGCCGGGTAAATTTTTCTATGTCTGGCTGGATGCCCCAATTGGTTATATGGGCTCGTTCCAAAATCTGTGTGATAAACGCGGTGACCTGAATTTCGATGAGTTCTGGGCGAAAGATTCAAAAGCCGATCTCTACCATTTCATCGGCAAAGATATCGTTTATTTCCACAGCCTGTTCTGGCCGGCCATGTTGGAAGGGTGTCACTACCGTAAACCCACTAACCTGTTTGTCCACGGCTATATCACGGTTAACGGCACCAAGATGTCCAAGTCCCGTGGCACCTTCATCAAAGCGGAGACTTACCTGAAACACTTTGATGCAGACTGCCTGCGCTATTACTATGCGGCGAAACTCTCTTCCCGCATTGATGATATCGATCTCAATCTGGAAGATTTTGTCCAGCGTGTGAACAGCGATGTCGTTAACAAAGTGGTCAACCTGGCTTCGCGCAATGCCGGCTTTATCAATAAACGTTTTGGCGGCAAACTGGCCGACCAACTGGCTGATCCCGCGCTGTATCAGAAATTTGTCGATGCGGCACAGGTGATTGCAGAAGACTTTACCCACCGTGAATTCGGCAAGGCCATCCGTGAAATTATGGCTCTGGCCGATCTTGCCAACCGCTATGTTGATGAACAAGCACCATGGGTTGTGGCGAAACAAGAGGGTCGTGACGCGGATCTGCAAGCGATCTGCTCAATGGGCATTAACCTGTTCCGTGTGCTGATGACGTACCTGAAACCGGTTCTGCCGGGCTTGACCACTCGTGCAGAAGCCTTCCTGAATACTGAACTGACTTGGGATGGCATCCAGCAACCCTTGCTGAACCATGACGTTTCACCCTTCAAGGCACTGTTCAATCGTATCGAAATGGCGAAAGTGGAAGCGATGATTGCGGATTCAAAAGAGAGCATCGAACCACAGAAAACCGTGACAGGTCCATTGGCAGATGATCCGATTCAGGACACCATCACCTTTGATGATTTTGCTAAGGTTGACCTGCGGATTGCCCTGATTAAACAGGCTGATTTTGTCGAAGGTTCAGATAAGTTATTGAAACTAACCCTTGATCTCGGTGGTGAAACTCGCCAAGTCTTCTCTGGTATTCGTGCCGCTTATCCTGATCCCAAGGCGTTGGAAAATCGTCTGACCGTGATGGTTGCCAACCTTGCTCCACGCAAGATGCGCTTCGGTATTTCAGAAGGGATGGTGATGGCAGCAGGCCCAGGTGGAAAAGAGATTTTCCTGTTAAGCCCAGACAGCGGCGCCCAACCCGGTATGCAGGTTAAATGA